The Neomonachus schauinslandi chromosome 13, ASM220157v2, whole genome shotgun sequence DNA segment GCTACTAGCTGAAAAGAACAGTGGAGATTTGTTTTCCAGTATTctttgatttggacttccctaCCCCCGCCCCTTGCCAACTGAGCTCACTTCTCACCATTAGTCCAAAATGCTGACTTCTCTCCACCAGGCCTTCTGGCACACCACACCACCGGCCTCTCCAGTTCAGAGAAAATAGTGTCGGGCCTGTGGCTCAACAGTCTTTATCCTACTGTGGTTCCAGTTTCAGGTGCCTAAGTACATGCCTTTGGTCACTGGAGACTTTTAAACAGCACCAGCTGGTGCTCTGGCTGATTTGGACCTTAAATGCCACTACCCGCCAGACAGGGGGCTCCAACTGGATTCCAAATCTGTTCCtcgaattatttttcaaaaaagatttttgaaaaagaaacttATTAGAACAAGGCCATCTTAGGAATGTTCTCAAATAAAGTCTCTACGTCAGCTTTTGGctgatatttaaaattacagataATGAATATGACCTCCCCATCAAGTGTGAGACGAAACCAGCAGCTTCTGGGGCTTGGTCTACAGTGTTCAGAAAAAGGCGGTGCCTTAAAGAGTCAGACTAGTGACGTCGCAGCCCCAGTGGCCTCTGTCAATGAGGCCTTGCCAGTCCCCAGCGGACAGACACACAGTGTCCAGCACCAGTCCTCAGGCCCTCCCCTCTTCCTGAGATGCAGAAGCAGGATCAGTGCGAGGGGAGCAGCCCGTACTTCTGCTGGAGGATGGCTGCAGTACTCTCCAGGGCACAGCCTGGACGAATGATGTCAAACTTTCCAGGTACAGACAAATCAACCACAGTTGAGCCCAGGCGATACTCCGGGCTCTGGCCATCCCCAGTTGGTCCCCCATCAATGACCAGGGACAACTGAGGCCAGAGGTCCTGGAACTCCTCGACATTCAGAGAACTGGCCTGGGAGCTGAGGTTGGCACTGGTGAGAGCGACTGGTCCCCCAAACACCTGGACCAAATCCTGTATGAAGGCATGGTCAGGAATCCGGATGCCTACAAGAGGAGTAAAGGGGTTCAGGTCCTTATTGAGCTCCTCCGAGCGTTCCAACACCAGGGTCACTGGTCCTGGTAGTCTTTCAGGAGTCCCTCAGGTACCCTCGCATGGCAGTACCCGTAGACGTCGGCCACGCGGCCCAGGCAGACGGCCAGCGGCTTGGCCTCGCTGAGGCCCTTGAGGTGGTACACAGCGCCCAGTGCCGCCGAGCAGCTCGCGGAACAGGCCAGGCCGTACAGCGTGTCGGTGGGGGCCACCACGGCGCCGGCGCGCAGCTCGGCCACGGCGGCCCGCAGCGCCTCGGTCCAGCCGGCATGCTCCGGGCTTGCGGCCCGCACGGCCCCACTCTCCGGGAGCCGCAACAGCTGGGCCCCCGGCGCCTCCGGAGCGGGGCTCGGCGGGCGGAGGAGGCAGCCCCTCCGGGCGGAGCCCCCCGGCCCCTCGCTCAACCCCACGGTGGCAGCCACCGCGGCCCTCAGCCCCCTGCACGGACGCGCCGGAGACATCCCTatataccattattttttaaaaatagtaacatgaatttttttattatgttgaaagtTCAGAAAATACAGGTATgcaaaaagaacattaaaatttcgtgtgtgtgtgtgtgtgtgtttaactgattgagctatccaggtgccccaagatttcattcctttgctggctgagtaatattcctgtgtgtgtgtgtgtgtgtgtgtgtctcagatcttctttatccatagaATGgagttttctgtttctgcaaaGAACCATTATTGAGATTTTGATAGCAATTGCATTCAGTATGTAGATCACACTGGGTAatgttgacattttaacaatattaagtcttctgatccaatGGGAATAATAgcacattattttgtatttttttgtgaaGATTCAAGATCAAGTTCATGGCAAGAACCAAGCCCACCAGTAAAATTAGTCCATCACTTTCTAACTTTGATTATTTGATGGAATAAAGGATTATTGACCCATGATTAAATTAATAACCTAGTAAtgtagtttcttctttcttcatggTAGATATCCCAGAGGAGGAAGCCAGATATTGGACCTACAAATTGGAACAAATCAATGTCTTGGGAGCTGACAGTGAGGTAGGAATTGCCTTATTTGCAATACAGAGAGATGGGGAAAATTTCTTTCTAGGACACTATAATTTGCCAAGGGAGGGACCCAGGAGcatgttaaaaaatgaaagaatttaagcTAGGAAAGAAGGCAACTGGAAGATCACTGGACATTCATTAGAAGGACCTGTCTcccactttttctgtttttctcgtTGTCCCCCATAAATGGCTGAGTTGGCATTTAGTCTGACTCTAGACTCTGAGTGAGAGCTTATACTAGGGAAACTGTCCTCTTGTTACACAGATGAGCAGAAGGCATTTCATCTGCTAATCCCCAGGTTTTTggatgtacagttgacccttgaacagtaggaatttgaactgtgtgggtccacttgtacacagattttttttttttttaagatttttatttattagagaggggggtggagagagagagagagtacaagcagggggagcagcaggcagagggagaagtaggctccccgctgagcaaggagcctgatgcgggacacTATCCCAGGatggtgggatcatgacctgagcccaaggcagacgcttaactgactgagccacccaggcatcctgtacccagattttttttttttttttttggataagcactgtgctgtaaatgtatttactcttatgattttattaacatttttttcctctagcttgTAAGAATACAGGATAGAacacatataacatgcaaaatatgctttaattgactgtttattggtaaggcttccagtcaaaagtaggctattagtagttaagtttttgggggaTCAAAAATTATATGTGAACTTTTGCCTGTGTGGAAGGTCAATGCCTGTAACCCTccattgttcaagagtcaactgtatattGTTATTTGTATGTTATTTTTAGGGATGCTTAGGGTATTACATTGCTTGGTCCTGTCTTATCTCCAGAGAGAAGTCTGGTGCACAGAAGGGAACACAGTCAACTTAGTCTGACTAACTTAGAAAATTGGTCTGATTATAAGGTAGAATTTGGAGTGCCAGTGGATATTTCAATGGAAATGTCTGATAAGGAACTTTAGGAAAGAATATGAAACTCAGGGTTAGATAGGGTGAGGAGCTATAGGCATAGAATTTGGATTCATGAATGGTAGCATTGATTCATAATGATAGCATTTGGAGTCCCAAGAATAGAAGAACTCACTCAGGTAGAATATATAGAAAGTATTGAAGAGGAATGAGGACAAAACCTTGGGGGAACATCAAAGATAGAATATggacaaaaaacaaagagatggagaaagagttGCCTGAAGAGAGCAAGTAGGAGAAAAAGATTCatggaataaaggaaaaaagggtTTTAAGGCAGAAATTCTTGATACTGTCAAATGTTATTAAGAACAAAGATGATAAGTAATGAAATGGAGCTGTTGCACTTGGCAA contains these protein-coding regions:
- the LOC110581814 gene encoding LOW QUALITY PROTEIN: yrdC domain-containing protein, mitochondrial-like (The sequence of the model RefSeq protein was modified relative to this genomic sequence to represent the inferred CDS: inserted 1 base in 1 codon), whose protein sequence is MSPARPCRGLRAAVAATVGLSEGPGGSARRGCLLRPPSPAPEAPGAQLLRLPESGAVRAASPEHAGWTEALRAAVAELRAGAVVAPTDTLYGLACSASCSAALGAVYHLKGLSEAKPLAVCLGRVADVYGYCHARVPEGLLKDXPGPVTLVLERSEELNKDLNPFTPLVGIRIPDHAFIQDLVQVFGGPVALTSANLSSQASSLNVEEFQDLWPQLSLVIDGGPTGDGQSPEYRLGSTVVDLSVPGKFDIIRPGCALESTAAILQQKYGLLPSH